Proteins from a genomic interval of Poecile atricapillus isolate bPoeAtr1 chromosome 1, bPoeAtr1.hap1, whole genome shotgun sequence:
- the MOB2 gene encoding MOB kinase activator 2 isoform X3, translating to MDWLMGKSKGKPNGKKPAPEEKKLYLEPEYTKSRITDFEFKELVMLPREIDLNEWLASNTTTFFHHINLQYSTISEFCTGESCQTMAVCNTQYYWYDERGKKIKCTAPQYVDFVMSSVQKLVTDEDVFPTKYGKEFPNSFESLVKKICKYLFHVLAHIYSSHFKETLALELHGHLNTLYTHFILFIREFNLVDPKETTIMDDLTEVLCSSSGSSSNGSGNGSSNSAGAQNHVKER from the exons GAAGTCCAAGGGAAAGCCAAATGGTAAAAAGCCAGCACCAGAAGAGAAGAAACTTTACCTAGAGCCAGAATACACAAAATCCAGAATTACCGACTTCGAATTTAAGGAACTAGTGATGTTACCACGGGAAATAGACCTCAACGAGTGGCTTGCCAGCAACA caacAACTTTCTTTCATCACATCAACTTACAATATAGTACAATCTCAGAATTCTGTACAGGAGAGTCATGTCAGACCATGGCAGTGTGCAATAC ACAGTACTACTGGTATGATGAGCGGGGAAAGAAGATCAAGTGCACTGCTCCTCAGTACGTTGACTTCGTCATGAGTTCAGTGCAGAAACTAGTGACAGATGAGGACGTCTTTCCAACAAAATACG GCAAGGAATTCCCAAACTCATTTGAGTCCCTAGTGAAGAAGATCTGCAAGTACCTGTTCCATGTGCTGGCCCATATCTACTCCTCACACTTTAAGGAGACTTTGGCACTGGAGCTGCACGGACATTTGAACACACTCTACACACACTTTATCCTATTCATCAGGGAATTCAACCTCGTGGACCCTAAAGAGACCACCATCATGGATGACCTCACAGAGgtcctctgcagcagcagcgggAGCAGCAGTAACGGGAGCGGCAACGGGAGCAGCAACAGCGCAGGAGCACAGAACCACGTGAAAGAGAGATGA
- the MOB2 gene encoding MOB kinase activator 2 isoform X2, with translation MRLRRNGSYTLNGKSKGKPNGKKPAPEEKKLYLEPEYTKSRITDFEFKELVMLPREIDLNEWLASNTTTFFHHINLQYSTISEFCTGESCQTMAVCNTQYYWYDERGKKIKCTAPQYVDFVMSSVQKLVTDEDVFPTKYGKEFPNSFESLVKKICKYLFHVLAHIYSSHFKETLALELHGHLNTLYTHFILFIREFNLVDPKETTIMDDLTEVLCSSSGSSSNGSGNGSSNSAGAQNHVKER, from the exons GAAGTCCAAGGGAAAGCCAAATGGTAAAAAGCCAGCACCAGAAGAGAAGAAACTTTACCTAGAGCCAGAATACACAAAATCCAGAATTACCGACTTCGAATTTAAGGAACTAGTGATGTTACCACGGGAAATAGACCTCAACGAGTGGCTTGCCAGCAACA caacAACTTTCTTTCATCACATCAACTTACAATATAGTACAATCTCAGAATTCTGTACAGGAGAGTCATGTCAGACCATGGCAGTGTGCAATAC ACAGTACTACTGGTATGATGAGCGGGGAAAGAAGATCAAGTGCACTGCTCCTCAGTACGTTGACTTCGTCATGAGTTCAGTGCAGAAACTAGTGACAGATGAGGACGTCTTTCCAACAAAATACG GCAAGGAATTCCCAAACTCATTTGAGTCCCTAGTGAAGAAGATCTGCAAGTACCTGTTCCATGTGCTGGCCCATATCTACTCCTCACACTTTAAGGAGACTTTGGCACTGGAGCTGCACGGACATTTGAACACACTCTACACACACTTTATCCTATTCATCAGGGAATTCAACCTCGTGGACCCTAAAGAGACCACCATCATGGATGACCTCACAGAGgtcctctgcagcagcagcgggAGCAGCAGTAACGGGAGCGGCAACGGGAGCAGCAACAGCGCAGGAGCACAGAACCACGTGAAAGAGAGATGA